The genome window CTTTCTTTAGACAGCTTTTGAAGCAAATACGTATTATCAATCTCATTCACTTGTTTTgttcttttgattttgatatagaAAGTAAATTAAAAGTGGTCGAATAACATGAAGTTCTGCACAATTTCCGTATCCGCCATAAACTgaaaattttcagcaaaaaagTTTGAGATGCTTGCCTCCAGTTCAACCTAAAATAACCTccccattttcattttcatgttaTATGTTGATGTCAAACAAGAGAAAACATTTTGATTAATAGCTAAAGCTTCTTATGAGTTCAGACGAAAAGCGTGTAGAGGGCATTGAAGCCGACGAAGCAGCCGCAAGGTAAACTGCTTTTTCATATAGTGAATAGTCACCATGCAAATTTGCACAGTCCCTGTACATTTCTATACATGCCTTGTCTGTATGTCATCCATTCTAAAGATTTAGATTAAAAAAATAGTTTGGTGTTGTTTTTGGTATCGCAGTTCGGGTTAGGTatttgcatttctcatcaaaattcctgctGTATATAGCATACTTTTATGGTGAATTTCGAAGACTATGACGTCTATGAAGGCGAATTGGCTTACCCGGTTTTTGCCTTGACCAGTTAGGGGTAGGCCTAGACCAAGAGAAGCTTGCATCGCATTTCTTTTATATGTTATGATTTATTTCTTCCAGTGCCACCAAACCTCCAGCTTCTGCTTCTACTGTGTCTCCTGAAACTGAAAGAATGTGAGTATACCGGTAGAACCAGCAAACCATCTGTCTGTCAGACCAGGGATGGATACATACACTACGGTACAGGGGAGTTCAAACCCCATCCTTAATAATCAATGGGCCTGGTTTAGTTTAAAAGTAACTCCTTCTAGATGTAGGGCTTAAATGTGCCTAACCGATTGCCCTATAGCTTTTGGGCACTTCTTGTGGTGTCCTGAAATTGCATCTCAGGGGAACAAGATAATAAGTATTCTTATTATGGTAAAGAATGGTAAAATTGACTTTTTTTCTACAAATTTAGGAAGCGTGCTGCGGCTAGAGAACTCATAGAAAAGTATTATTACCAGCTGACTGATGGTTGTGGCAATGCAGACTGCACCAACGAACATTGTGCTTCCAGTAGTCGTTTTGTCCTCCCTAATATAACCCGTAATCAAGCGGCAGTCCAGGCCTTGCAATTTTTCAAAGAGAAGGCTAAGCTCTGCGAAAGTAACCCTCCATCAAAGGTTGCCAAAGTGCCCGAGACTGTTGAGAATGTGAAGGAAAAGGAAGCTGACCGACCATCGACCTCAACTTCAACTGCTGGAAGCAGGAACAGCTACAGGGATCATGTTCTAAAAGGTATGCCAGGGCCAAACTTAAGTTTCTTTTCGTTAAATCTGCCTCTGTTCTTGTCTCAATAGTCAGTGTCAGCAATGATGAAATCAGTTGCACTGAATTTAAGTAACTTCAGACAAAGCACTTGTTATTCAGGTGTCCGAACAAGAAATGGTTCTGGTATGTGATTAGGTGCACACCAGAATCGTACCCCATGTATATATTTCTTGTCTTGTGAGATGCTTTAAAATGTCTGTTCTCTAATCTTCAAttctcttttcagttcctaaAGAAGTTCCTTGCATTGATGAAGAAAAGCTGCTCGGGATCATTGAAGGTTGTCGAGCATCAGACAACTGGTCACTCCTGATAAAAACTGTGGGTATGATATTCAGCAGTCCAGAATCCCTGGCGAAAAGTTTCCTGAAAAAGAAACCAGTTGCAGAGGAGGAAAGTGAAGAGGTGCAGAAGAGCAGTGATGAGGGTGGGGGCTGTGTTGATTCTGAAAAGGAGAAAAGAAAGGATAGCGAGTCGACTGAAGAGGATAGTGCCAAGGAAGCAAAGTCTGCCTCCCTACTGCAAGATCCAGATAAAGATGTGATGTCTGATGATGAGACTACATGTACAGCGATATCCGGTGCTGATCAGTGGGAAACGATATCAGAATCGTCAGAACCGGGTCATTCTGATATTGACGAGACCGGTATCCAGCGCATTGAACTTTCCGGGGAAAACCAGGGTGAGCGGGGTGATCCCATGGAAACCAATACCAGTTTTGACCAGACGCCATTGGGAGAGAGGTCATCTGCTTTAGATGGATTGACGTTAGATCTGGAGTCGCTAAAACGGACTTATAAAGTTTGGTTTGGGATTCCTGATCAACCGTTTCAGAGTGCACTAATAAATGCACTCATTTCACTTTCGCGAAATATTGAATATGATCTGCGGTACCAGAAAATGTATGAAAAGGATTGTAATTATATTAACATATTTATAATTGTGATGGAAATACCTGACCTGCATAGTCCGGAGTATTTAGAACAGGCCTTCGGTAGTTTCTGCAAAGCTCTTGGTGCTTTACCTGTCAAAGCCCAGGGGCACTTGGCAAAAGTTTGGTCCGAATTTCCCAAGGCTCGCTTACAGGAGATGGTTCAATCCCTACATCAGATGATAACAGTCAAGGTCATAACTGGGCAGTGGACACAGGTTCATAACCTACATGATAATGATGTGATAACGGGCGCTACACGAGTCATGAAGGTGCTCTATTACGCCAGCATTCTTGGCGGGGTCATGGACCCTCCTGACTTAATCGCGGCAGAAAAAATAATGAACGAATCAATCGGTGAGTCTCTGCAGGACCTACTGCAAGGGGCAGTGGCACATGAACCTAAAGAACAGAAGGAACAATGGGAGGACCCGTTGGCAAAAGAACTGGGGGTATCAGTCTTGGACTGCAGACAATCTTTGATACCCTGGGATGAGTTCATCAATGATCCACTTAACGATCAGATCGAAATGGATAAGGACTTCATGCATTACAGAATTGTAGCGAGCAAATTTTCTTTCATGACACATTCATTCATTCTCTCAACTGCCACGAAAAATTTAGGCATGTACTTTGACAATCGAATTCGTATGATAAACGAACGTAGGACTTCTTGGTTACAAAGCATTGTGCATGGTGCACCTTCTATGCCATATTTACGGGTGCGGATTCGGAGAGATCATATTATCGATGATGCACTTGTTGGGGTGAGTGTTCAGTGAATGTATCTTTCAATCAGAATGGGCTGTCGACTAATGATTAATTTGTATCTTCCTTTTGACAGATAATCATCCAGTGTTGTGAATCGTTTTTTGTACTTCAGAATAGCAAAACAATGTCTCCTGAGTTAAGGCCCATAAAAGGCTTTTAAACCTTTTAAAGGTCTGATAAAAAGCAACGAAGAGTGCGTCTATGATGTTTTTCCTGGATTTTTGAATGCGGCTACTTACTCTTATTTATTCGTTCATTTCTAGCTTGAAATGGCAGCAATGGATAACCCAGCTGATTTGAAGAAACAGCTCTATGTTGAATTTGATGGCGAGCAGGGCATTGATGAGGGTGGGGTGCAGAAAGAGTTCTTCCAGTTGGTTGTAGAGGAGATATTCAATCCAGATTTTGGTAAGTTTGAAAAGAATTTGACTGATCAGTGAAGTCAAGCTTTATATCAAGTATTTCCCAGATTCCCTGCAGCAACATCGATCAAATTTTTTGCTCAATGCTCAGGAATATTCTCTTGCTGGTCtacaaatattttacaaaaaccaagacgttgaataaatattgtcttattttaATGGATTAAATAGCAATAGTTGTCGATTTCAGGCATGTTCACATACAATGAAGACACCCGATGCTTCTGGTTCAACCCCACCTCGTTTGAGAACGACGGCCAATTCACGCTCATTGGAATCGTCCTTGGTCTTGCCATATATAACAACGTCATATTAGATGTTCACTTTCCTATGGTCGTCTATCGGAAGCTGATGGGCAAGAAAGGAACGTTTTTCGACCTCAAGGATTCGCATCCCGTAGGTGTTCACTGTCTTCCCTGACTGCTTTGAATGTGTCAAGCTGAAACGTTAGAAATAGTGCCACCTTTGGGCTGCCCCATtcgttttcatcaaaaataagtGTTCAGACCTCCCTGAGGCATTTTAACCATCATGCAATGGACCCAGAAATCCTTTGAGATGCATTAGTGTCTATAAACTGTGAAAATATGACTTTTTTAAACGTATCCTGCAAAAGTTGAGGCACTAAGTCGAGTAGTTCATGATAGTCTGAAAGTACTTCTCTTCACATTCTTCCTGTTCCTTGTaatcaatattttgaactccATTAACTTGTGATATTTCTTCGGCAGGTGTTATTCCAGAGTCTGAAGGAGTTGCTTGACTATGAAGGAAACGTTGAGGAAACATTCATGCAGGCGTTCCAAATCAGTTACCAGGATGTGTTCGGTACCAACCTGACCCATGTTCTCAAAAAAGATGGCGAACAAGTCCCTGTGACAAATGAAAATAGAAAGGTAAATTTTATTTGCCATCTTGCACATCTTAGAAAAAGGAGTTTAACTAAGAAAATTGCCAATTGACTTTGTTAAATCATCTTCTGTATTTGTGTGTTTTTAGGAATTTACCGATATGTATGCAGACTATCTCCTGAACAAGTCTGTGGAGAAACAGTTCAAGGCTTTCAAGCGTGGATTCTGTATGGTGACGGATGAGAGCCCTCTCAAGATGTTGTTCAGGCCGGAGGAAGTTGAACTACTTGTCTGTGGAAGCAAGGTAATTCTCTTGGGATTGAATTGTTccattcttcttttctttcttgatGAGTCATCAGCCAATACTGCTGTAATGCTGTAAAGTTTGCTCTTTGAGTTACCTATATATTGAGAATAACCTCGCACGCAATATTTGCTCTGTAAGTAAAATCTGTTCATCAAGCAATTCAGGATTTTTCTGTTACTTTTCAGGACTTTGACTTCAAGGACTTAGAGCAAGCAGCTGATTATGATGGCGGATACACATCAGAATCAAATACCATAAAGTAAGGCGATACTCGATCATCATTTCTGTCCACCCCTGATAAGAGCTGTGTACTTGTTGTTTTAATTTTACACCTTTTTGTCtgaaattgtaaaatattttgttgattttctagGTATTTCtgggaagttgtacacaaattTAGTGATGACCAGAAGCGGCAGTTGCTGCAGTTTACTACGGGAAGCGATCGTATTCCAGTAGGAGGCCTTTCAAAACTCAAGCTGATTATCGCAAGGAATGGACCAGATACAGACAGGTAATAACATTGCCTTTGGGGCAGAGCAAATAAACACTTCCTGATAAGGCCTTCAATACATCTCCATCTTCTACATTTGCTCAGTGTTGGCATTTAGTTGTGTGCCACAACCGTTTGACACCAGTTTTGTTGATTGGCCCAGTGACCACATCTTCAGTTACCTCAGCACAGGCTAAGATTCAGGTTTGCATACCACTGTAGTTgtattttacaactttttaggTCGCACAGACCAGATCTAGTTTGCAAATGCTACCAAACCAGCTAAACTTTGATGGCTGAAATACACCAGCCCGTCACCTTCATCTGATCATGCCTCTTCTTCCATTCCAGACTGCCAACATCCCACACCTGCTTCAACGTGCTACTTCTTCCCGAGTACACATCCAAAGAGAAACTCGAGGAACGACTACTAAAGGCCGTTACTCACGCTAAGGGATTTGGAATGCTTTAGAGACAATCATAATACAATACACTCGGCTCTGTCCTGTTCATTAGTGGTCTGAAATCAGTCCAAATCTGAATAAGATGTAAAGGCCTGTCTCCACATTAGAACAGGCCGCATATCACACTCAAGACCATTGTTATTTT of Lineus longissimus chromosome 9, tnLinLong1.2, whole genome shotgun sequence contains these proteins:
- the LOC135493168 gene encoding ubiquitin-protein ligase E3A-like, yielding MSSDEKRVEGIEADEAAASATKPPASASTVSPETERMKRAAARELIEKYYYQLTDGCGNADCTNEHCASSSRFVLPNITRNQAAVQALQFFKEKAKLCESNPPSKVAKVPETVENVKEKEADRPSTSTSTAGSRNSYRDHVLKVPKEVPCIDEEKLLGIIEGCRASDNWSLLIKTVGMIFSSPESLAKSFLKKKPVAEEESEEVQKSSDEGGGCVDSEKEKRKDSESTEEDSAKEAKSASLLQDPDKDVMSDDETTCTAISGADQWETISESSEPGHSDIDETGIQRIELSGENQGERGDPMETNTSFDQTPLGERSSALDGLTLDLESLKRTYKVWFGIPDQPFQSALINALISLSRNIEYDLRYQKMYEKDCNYINIFIIVMEIPDLHSPEYLEQAFGSFCKALGALPVKAQGHLAKVWSEFPKARLQEMVQSLHQMITVKVITGQWTQVHNLHDNDVITGATRVMKVLYYASILGGVMDPPDLIAAEKIMNESIGESLQDLLQGAVAHEPKEQKEQWEDPLAKELGVSVLDCRQSLIPWDEFINDPLNDQIEMDKDFMHYRIVASKFSFMTHSFILSTATKNLGMYFDNRIRMINERRTSWLQSIVHGAPSMPYLRVRIRRDHIIDDALVGLEMAAMDNPADLKKQLYVEFDGEQGIDEGGVQKEFFQLVVEEIFNPDFGMFTYNEDTRCFWFNPTSFENDGQFTLIGIVLGLAIYNNVILDVHFPMVVYRKLMGKKGTFFDLKDSHPVLFQSLKELLDYEGNVEETFMQAFQISYQDVFGTNLTHVLKKDGEQVPVTNENRKEFTDMYADYLLNKSVEKQFKAFKRGFCMVTDESPLKMLFRPEEVELLVCGSKDFDFKDLEQAADYDGGYTSESNTIKYFWEVVHKFSDDQKRQLLQFTTGSDRIPVGGLSKLKLIIARNGPDTDRLPTSHTCFNVLLLPEYTSKEKLEERLLKAVTHAKGFGML